One segment of Cetobacterium sp. NK01 DNA contains the following:
- a CDS encoding autotransporter domain-containing protein, which translates to MKIYNKKYLFLGILASLVTACGSGGGGGGSSYSPTATPSKPTINVSKPTTDIAAPILPIIVPTSKENVEHVDSSEQDNILESEDNSQIEDFPPMPEPPTKNDKNISLDSEGEVGVVALDGKIATNELNGVININAKYATGVLSVGKNSLGVNHGTINGTQIDPNTDMSLMKGIYGGKIHNIGSLNGTGSAISAMSNRSYHGEEINAINTGEIVLNGIENKEGLYFASLIGMEAIKYMEKDDVEEKATLVNDGYIDIHYNDFHRLNPTAVSSMYIQGMSITTPKDSTVTDELLNNKNINVSGRHSAGMVANGKNITLTNKGTIKTEGEDSNGMRGDGENIKVINEGTIDVTGPYSHGISVTEGAVGINETTGTIKINGQNAFAMSATNGSKVINKGKIILNGESIGMYAGNVGANSDKYEISTIVNEGEIIFGDSNPHKIAIWASNNGTYVNKGKILGEDKIEIKTEDKGKFVVGKEASGDISRVRAKRSLRIDGDVVASKDLIDSTKKEITYKDVFSAPKIEVTKAENSKPVSLFYNSNLRFNRSGNVDMIVSRNETTIKEIYEVKEFESLNESFDEYLDEDDKILSNDEKLVVDKISKSNDVNEVKKVVKDLSGDLYANLPRQIFDIQDRFIKEDGKLIENLNDFSYNFNFFGDKSSVKDKGEISGYKATSEGFVGTKKFENDIYATIGYENSNLKYNEGSKGSIQSIHTGVYKKLTTDSFDIKLGLNGEYNFHETNREIDNFDKKAKAKYNSYTLGANGEISKVYGESLYIKPTLGLNLGYGKYEKFSEKNAGELGVTVQDESYFSILPSVGFKVGKNFEFVNLYSNVIYSYELGDLNKKQNMSLLRDKVKYSLDSDNLENESLVINTGISTEIKDFKVTFEIGKEFGKRDNNYLALGVGYKF; encoded by the coding sequence ATGAAAATTTATAATAAAAAATATCTATTTTTGGGAATATTAGCTTCACTTGTCACAGCATGCGGCAGTGGAGGAGGTGGAGGTGGTAGTAGCTACTCCCCGACAGCTACGCCATCAAAGCCAACTATAAATGTCTCTAAACCTACAACTGACATTGCTGCTCCTATTTTACCTATAATTGTACCCACTTCAAAAGAAAATGTAGAGCATGTTGATAGTTCTGAACAAGATAACATCTTAGAAAGTGAAGACAACTCACAAATTGAAGACTTTCCTCCAATGCCTGAGCCTCCAACTAAAAATGATAAAAATATCTCTCTTGATAGCGAGGGAGAAGTCGGAGTTGTAGCTCTTGATGGTAAAATAGCTACAAATGAGCTTAATGGAGTTATTAACATCAATGCTAAGTATGCCACTGGAGTATTATCAGTGGGAAAAAACTCCCTTGGAGTTAACCACGGAACTATAAATGGTACTCAAATAGATCCCAATACAGATATGAGTTTAATGAAAGGAATCTATGGTGGAAAAATACATAACATCGGTAGTTTAAATGGAACTGGTTCTGCTATTAGTGCAATGTCTAATCGTTCATATCATGGAGAAGAGATTAATGCTATAAATACTGGTGAAATTGTATTAAATGGTATTGAAAATAAAGAGGGCTTATACTTTGCTAGCCTTATTGGTATGGAAGCTATCAAATATATGGAAAAGGATGACGTTGAAGAAAAAGCTACTTTAGTTAACGATGGATATATAGATATTCATTATAATGACTTCCACCGTTTAAATCCAACAGCTGTTTCATCTATGTATATTCAAGGTATGAGTATAACTACTCCAAAAGATTCTACAGTGACAGATGAGTTATTAAATAATAAAAATATCAATGTAAGCGGAAGACACAGTGCTGGTATGGTTGCCAATGGTAAAAATATAACTCTTACTAATAAGGGAACTATTAAAACTGAAGGTGAAGACAGCAATGGTATGAGAGGTGACGGTGAAAATATTAAAGTTATAAATGAAGGTACAATTGACGTTACTGGACCATATTCTCACGGAATCAGCGTAACTGAAGGTGCTGTTGGAATAAACGAAACAACTGGTACTATTAAAATCAACGGACAAAATGCTTTTGCTATGAGTGCTACAAATGGAAGCAAAGTTATAAACAAAGGTAAAATTATACTAAATGGAGAATCTATTGGTATGTACGCTGGAAACGTTGGAGCAAACTCTGACAAATATGAAATTAGTACTATTGTCAACGAAGGAGAGATTATATTTGGAGATTCAAACCCACATAAAATAGCTATTTGGGCTTCTAACAATGGTACATATGTTAACAAAGGTAAAATACTTGGAGAAGATAAAATTGAGATAAAAACAGAGGATAAAGGTAAATTTGTTGTTGGAAAAGAAGCTTCTGGAGACATCTCTAGAGTTAGAGCTAAAAGAAGTTTAAGAATAGATGGAGATGTAGTTGCATCTAAGGATCTTATTGATAGCACTAAGAAAGAGATCACTTATAAAGATGTTTTCTCTGCTCCAAAAATTGAAGTAACTAAAGCTGAAAATTCTAAACCAGTATCACTTTTTTATAACTCTAATCTTAGATTTAATAGATCTGGAAATGTTGATATGATAGTTTCTAGAAATGAAACTACTATTAAAGAAATATATGAAGTTAAAGAGTTTGAATCATTAAATGAATCTTTTGATGAGTATTTAGATGAGGATGATAAAATTTTATCTAATGATGAAAAGTTAGTTGTTGATAAAATATCTAAATCTAATGATGTTAATGAGGTTAAAAAAGTTGTAAAAGATCTATCAGGAGATCTTTATGCTAACCTTCCTAGACAGATATTTGATATTCAAGATAGATTTATTAAAGAGGATGGAAAGTTAATAGAAAATCTAAATGATTTTAGTTATAATTTTAACTTCTTTGGTGATAAATCATCAGTTAAAGATAAAGGGGAGATCTCTGGATATAAAGCTACATCAGAGGGATTTGTAGGAACTAAAAAGTTCGAAAATGATATCTATGCTACTATTGGATATGAAAATAGTAACTTAAAATATAACGAAGGATCAAAAGGATCTATTCAATCTATTCACACAGGAGTTTATAAAAAATTAACAACTGATAGTTTTGATATAAAACTTGGACTAAATGGAGAGTATAATTTCCATGAAACTAATAGGGAGATTGATAACTTTGATAAAAAAGCCAAAGCTAAGTATAACTCATATACTTTAGGAGCTAACGGAGAGATTAGTAAAGTTTATGGAGAATCGTTATATATCAAACCTACTCTTGGGTTAAATTTAGGTTATGGAAAATATGAAAAGTTTAGTGAGAAAAATGCTGGAGAGTTAGGGGTAACAGTTCAGGATGAAAGCTATTTCTCTATTTTACCAAGTGTTGGATTTAAAGTTGGTAAAAACTTTGAATTTGTAAATCTATATTCAAATGTAATCTACTCTTATGAATTAGGAGATTTGAACAAAAAACAAAACATGTCTCTTTTAAGAGATAAAGTTAAATACAGTTTAGATAGTGACAATTTAGAAAATGAAAGTCTAGTTATAAATACTGGAATCTCTACAGAGATTAAAGACTTTAAAGTTACTTTTGAAATTGGAAAAGAGTTTGGAAAAAGAGATAACAACTACCTAGCATTAGGTGTTGGATATAAATTTTAA
- a CDS encoding sodium:solute symporter family transporter, which produces MTNLDWGVLIFYFMFTIGLGVIIGKKTTDISEFFSGGREFKWWAIGLSVMATQISAITFIGAPGWAYEQGLKPLVLNLNIPIVMWILSATFIPFFYNLEIISVYEYIEKRFGKKMRLLLVFTYIIKMLVVVGSIVYVPSLILSKITGLSINMTIALIVIVSIFYTVLGGIQTVIWTDVFQMLALWIGIVISIITVFKVTPYSLSEIFQMSKESGKLMSLDFNTNLKAANTFWAGLFGGGILHIAYFGVDQTQVQRVLTAKSLDNTKYSLWFSGVFSVIQMFLFLIIGVVLFVFYKGQTFNNANEVYIKFALEEIPKGYLGVIIAAVFAATMSSIDSSLNSMTTVFMKDIYEVHFQEKIKTLSEINVTRIITGIFGIVIAYFAFNVSASNSSVLEIISKYGSYLLGAMLGVFSLGMFTTKADERGVLIGFILGILGTAFISYRFNIFWMWNNLVGFLITIVIGYILSFSDDNYQEEKRRYIMKKMYFEKSSSILLIYFIFLVLVLYFLNI; this is translated from the coding sequence ATGACAAATTTAGATTGGGGAGTTTTAATATTTTATTTTATGTTTACAATAGGTTTAGGAGTTATTATAGGTAAAAAAACTACAGATATTTCAGAGTTTTTTTCAGGGGGAAGAGAGTTTAAATGGTGGGCTATAGGGCTTTCTGTAATGGCTACTCAAATTAGTGCAATAACATTTATTGGTGCTCCAGGGTGGGCTTATGAACAAGGTTTAAAGCCACTTGTTTTAAATTTAAATATCCCAATAGTTATGTGGATATTAAGTGCAACATTTATCCCATTTTTTTATAATTTAGAGATAATCTCTGTTTATGAATATATTGAAAAAAGATTTGGAAAGAAAATGAGACTGTTATTAGTCTTTACATATATTATAAAAATGTTAGTTGTAGTTGGATCAATAGTTTATGTACCCTCTTTAATCCTTTCAAAGATTACAGGGTTATCTATAAATATGACAATAGCTTTAATTGTTATAGTTTCAATATTTTATACAGTACTTGGAGGAATTCAAACTGTTATTTGGACAGATGTATTTCAAATGTTAGCTCTTTGGATTGGAATTGTAATTTCAATTATAACGGTATTTAAAGTTACACCTTATAGTTTAAGTGAAATATTTCAAATGTCAAAAGAGAGTGGAAAGTTAATGTCTTTGGATTTTAATACTAACTTAAAAGCTGCAAATACTTTTTGGGCTGGACTTTTTGGAGGGGGAATACTACACATAGCTTATTTTGGAGTAGATCAAACTCAGGTTCAAAGGGTATTAACAGCAAAATCTTTAGATAATACAAAATATTCACTTTGGTTTAGTGGAGTATTTTCAGTTATACAGATGTTTCTATTTTTAATAATAGGAGTTGTTCTTTTTGTTTTTTATAAAGGTCAAACATTTAATAATGCCAATGAGGTTTATATAAAATTTGCACTTGAAGAGATTCCAAAAGGGTACTTAGGAGTCATAATAGCGGCAGTTTTCGCAGCAACAATGAGTAGTATAGATTCGTCACTAAACTCAATGACAACAGTTTTCATGAAAGATATATATGAAGTTCATTTTCAAGAAAAAATAAAAACTTTATCAGAGATAAATGTAACTAGAATAATTACAGGTATTTTTGGGATAGTAATAGCTTATTTTGCTTTTAACGTATCAGCATCAAATAGCTCTGTTTTAGAGATAATAAGTAAGTATGGATCATATCTATTAGGTGCCATGTTAGGAGTGTTTTCTCTTGGTATGTTCACAACAAAAGCAGATGAAAGAGGAGTTCTTATAGGATTTATACTTGGAATTTTAGGAACAGCTTTTATATCATATAGATTTAATATTTTTTGGATGTGGAATAACTTAGTTGGATTTTTAATAACAATTGTAATAGGATATATTTTAAGTTTTAGTGATGATAACTACCAAGAAGAAAAAAGAAGATATATAATGAAAAAGATGTATTTTGAAAAGAGTTCATCTATATTATTAATTTACTTTATTTTTTTAGTTCTAGTTCTTTACTTTTTAAATATATAG
- a CDS encoding ATP-binding protein: protein MERKMKTNLINWKNSNNRKPLIIDGARQVGKTYIALSFGKEFYKNSVYFNFENSTELQKIFDKDLEPERIIKELAIFVGQTILKEDTLIIFDEIQACERALTSLKYFCENEPNYHIIAAGSLLGVALNREKYSFPVGKVDMIKMFPLDFEEFLWALDRKDLSEAIKDHYESNEMFNLHEIAMDYYKKYLVIGGMPRVILDYLETDDFNFVLASQKTINDSYIADMAKYATPMETIKILNAFNTIPSQLAKENKKFQYKLIKTGARAHEYEVPIEWLISSGIVNRCTKINEGKLPLKAYSEPSSFKLYLGDTGLLCSKLEIPANLIISGNSKFNEFKGALTENYVCVALSSSNYSLYYLERNQNMEIDFVIQDKEGNIIPIEVKASENVRANSLNSFIKKYNPVYSIRVSGKNFGFENNIKSVPLYAAFCI from the coding sequence ATGGAAAGAAAAATGAAAACCAATCTTATAAATTGGAAGAATAGTAATAATCGTAAACCTTTAATTATAGATGGAGCTAGACAAGTTGGGAAAACATATATAGCTTTATCTTTTGGAAAAGAGTTTTATAAAAATAGTGTTTACTTTAATTTTGAAAATTCCACTGAACTTCAAAAAATTTTTGATAAAGATTTAGAACCTGAAAGAATAATAAAAGAGCTTGCAATATTTGTAGGACAAACAATTTTAAAAGAGGATACCCTAATAATTTTTGATGAAATTCAAGCTTGTGAAAGAGCTTTAACATCACTAAAATACTTCTGTGAAAATGAACCTAATTATCATATAATAGCAGCAGGAAGTTTATTAGGAGTTGCTTTAAATAGAGAAAAATATTCATTTCCAGTGGGAAAAGTAGATATGATAAAAATGTTTCCATTAGACTTTGAAGAATTTTTATGGGCTTTAGATAGAAAGGATTTATCTGAAGCTATAAAAGATCACTATGAAAGCAATGAGATGTTTAATCTTCATGAAATAGCAATGGATTATTATAAAAAATATTTGGTTATTGGAGGAATGCCTAGAGTTATCTTAGATTACTTAGAAACAGATGACTTTAACTTTGTTTTGGCATCTCAAAAAACAATAAATGATTCCTATATAGCTGATATGGCAAAATATGCTACTCCAATGGAGACAATAAAAATTTTAAACGCATTTAATACAATTCCCAGTCAATTAGCTAAGGAAAATAAAAAATTTCAATATAAACTTATAAAAACAGGAGCTAGAGCTCATGAATATGAAGTGCCTATAGAATGGTTAATTTCATCTGGTATAGTTAATAGATGTACTAAGATTAATGAAGGGAAACTTCCATTAAAAGCTTACTCTGAACCATCGTCGTTTAAATTATATTTAGGAGATACAGGACTGTTATGTTCAAAGTTAGAGATTCCAGCTAATCTTATAATAAGTGGAAATAGTAAGTTCAATGAATTTAAAGGAGCTTTAACAGAAAACTATGTTTGTGTTGCTTTATCATCAAGTAACTATAGCTTATACTATTTAGAAAGAAATCAAAATATGGAGATAGATTTTGTAATTCAAGATAAAGAAGGAAATATTATTCCTATTGAAGTTAAAGCTAGTGAAAATGTAAGAGCAAACAGTTTAAATAGTTTTATAAAAAAATATAATCCAGTATATTCTATAAGAGTTTCTGGTAAAAATTTTGGATTTGAAAATAATATAAAAAGTGTTCCTTTATACGCAGCATTTTGTATATAA
- a CDS encoding LacI family DNA-binding transcriptional regulator, whose amino-acid sequence MTLKDIAKIVDLSESTVSRALNNNPNIAKKTRELVMKVAKEHNFVINPHARSLATKRSHRIGIIFPNDFYEFNKRDFFSQLEKHFLLNSEKFQYEILIIRAKSLEKTIKSGNVDGLIIVNRDISKSDLEVLKKYKVPHTFVAYKPTVLEENTCVFKSDNLDCGYSVAKLLHDQGCYNLLTITSNNENLTDYKDRTTGFYNYLEENDLLRYEVHVHKCGMTFEDGRDLLLNNLDFLKTYDGIYCQQDKVALGILSLIEKYDIKIPQDLKIVGHDNLELIDYFYPKLTTIKENFEVITLEALKYLIDIIEEKEEKKVQSVFESIIIKRETT is encoded by the coding sequence ATGACATTAAAAGATATAGCGAAAATTGTAGATTTAAGTGAATCTACAGTTTCAAGAGCATTAAATAATAATCCAAATATAGCAAAAAAAACAAGAGAACTTGTTATGAAAGTTGCAAAAGAGCATAACTTTGTAATAAATCCACATGCTAGAAGTTTAGCTACTAAAAGAAGTCATCGTATTGGGATAATATTTCCAAATGATTTCTATGAATTTAATAAAAGAGATTTCTTTTCTCAACTTGAAAAGCATTTTTTACTAAATTCAGAAAAATTTCAATATGAGATACTTATTATAAGAGCTAAATCTTTAGAAAAAACAATAAAAAGTGGAAATGTAGATGGTCTTATAATAGTTAATAGAGATATTAGTAAAAGTGATTTAGAGGTTTTAAAAAAATATAAAGTACCTCATACTTTTGTGGCTTATAAACCAACTGTTTTAGAGGAAAATACCTGTGTTTTTAAAAGTGATAACTTAGATTGTGGTTATAGTGTGGCTAAATTATTGCATGATCAAGGGTGTTATAATTTGCTGACAATAACATCTAATAATGAAAATTTAACAGATTACAAGGATAGAACTACAGGTTTTTATAATTATTTAGAAGAAAATGATTTGTTGAGATATGAAGTCCACGTTCATAAATGTGGTATGACTTTTGAAGATGGAAGAGATTTACTTTTAAATAATCTAGATTTTTTAAAAACATACGATGGTATTTATTGCCAACAAGATAAAGTTGCTTTAGGGATATTAAGTTTAATTGAAAAATATGATATTAAGATACCACAAGATTTGAAAATAGTAGGACATGATAATTTAGAGTTAATTGATTATTTTTACCCTAAGCTAACAACTATTAAGGAAAATTTTGAGGTAATAACTTTAGAGGCTTTAAAATACCTAATTGATATTATAGAGGAAAAAGAGGAAAAAAAGGTACAATCAGTATTTGAAAGTATAATAATTAAAAGAGAAACAACGTAA